One window from the genome of Dyella sp. A6 encodes:
- a CDS encoding protease pro-enzyme activation domain-containing protein has translation MSNRFRLKALTAAIGMAAAMTLCTAPASAAASSQAALHIIRNATRLHAGDKVLGLLSQSQPMNVAVSLKLRNKAELDAFVADPHHANLTPAQFMAKYGPTKASAQAVANFLKKEGFKDVHIAANRQLVTASGRADVAANAFHTSFVRVHTHDGRDAYATSSAVKIPASLQNTVLEVIGLQNVHVFHVLQPVHVDATGSATGHNPTDFATIYDAGSTATGSTVNVGVITEGSMTNVQSDFSSFLSQHPSLGSIPMNVVAVDGASSDTSGDGEWDLDTQDIAGMSGGVKAFYLYDTSSLNTQPLIDAFNKAVTDNLVRVINVSIGGCETGSETNGAATGDNIFEQADAQGQTFSVSSGDSGADECGNGGITPSWPADSQYVVAVGGTELYTSGTTWTNETVWNNLSSNEGATGGSPSTFEAQPSWQKNVGQNAGSSYRGVPDVAFDASPVSGATVIVDGANQQIGGTSLASPLFVGVWARTLATDSSLGFAAPLIYSDAASNYATDFHDVTSGNNNGETAATGWDYCTGFGSIDIANFVSHVAGSGSGSGGGTGGGGTSGSPVANFTYTASGLTASFTDSSSDTGGSISSYAWTFGDGGTSTSADPSHTYAAAGSYNVTETVTDSTGATSSKTESVTVSSSSNGGVFSNNTSMVINDNATVTSSINVSGESGSAPSALQVHVNITHNWSGDLEIVLYEPNGSYVVLRQPDYNNDGNIDTTYTVNASSVQGNGTWKLEVIDNDPWYFGDYGTLNNWSLTF, from the coding sequence ATGTCGAATCGTTTTCGTCTGAAAGCGCTGACCGCAGCCATCGGTATGGCTGCGGCCATGACCTTGTGCACGGCGCCGGCCAGTGCCGCCGCCAGCAGCCAGGCCGCGTTGCACATCATCCGCAACGCCACCCGGCTGCATGCCGGCGACAAGGTGCTTGGCCTGTTGAGCCAGAGCCAGCCGATGAATGTCGCGGTGTCGCTGAAGCTGCGCAACAAGGCCGAGCTGGATGCGTTCGTGGCCGATCCGCACCACGCCAACCTGACGCCTGCGCAATTCATGGCCAAGTACGGGCCCACCAAGGCCAGTGCCCAGGCTGTCGCCAACTTCCTGAAAAAGGAAGGCTTCAAGGACGTGCACATCGCGGCCAACCGCCAACTGGTGACGGCATCCGGCCGTGCCGATGTGGCGGCCAATGCGTTCCATACTTCGTTCGTGCGCGTGCACACGCACGATGGGCGTGATGCCTACGCCACGTCCAGTGCGGTGAAGATTCCTGCGTCGCTGCAGAATACCGTGCTGGAGGTCATCGGCCTGCAGAACGTGCATGTCTTCCACGTGCTGCAGCCGGTGCACGTCGATGCCACCGGCTCGGCCACCGGGCACAACCCGACCGACTTCGCGACGATCTACGATGCCGGCAGCACGGCGACTGGTTCGACGGTCAATGTCGGCGTGATCACCGAAGGCAGCATGACGAACGTGCAGAGCGACTTCAGCTCGTTCCTGAGCCAGCACCCCAGCCTCGGCAGCATCCCGATGAATGTAGTGGCCGTGGATGGCGCGAGCAGCGACACCAGCGGCGACGGCGAGTGGGACCTGGACACCCAGGACATCGCCGGCATGTCCGGAGGCGTCAAGGCGTTCTATCTGTACGACACTTCGAGTCTGAATACGCAGCCGCTGATCGACGCCTTCAACAAGGCGGTGACGGACAATCTGGTCCGCGTGATCAACGTGTCCATCGGTGGTTGCGAGACGGGCTCGGAAACCAACGGCGCGGCCACCGGCGACAACATCTTCGAACAGGCCGACGCGCAGGGCCAGACCTTCTCTGTGTCCTCTGGCGACAGCGGTGCCGACGAATGCGGCAACGGCGGCATCACGCCGAGCTGGCCAGCGGACTCGCAGTATGTGGTCGCGGTCGGCGGTACCGAGCTGTATACCTCGGGGACCACCTGGACCAACGAGACGGTGTGGAACAACCTGAGCTCGAACGAAGGCGCCACCGGCGGCAGCCCGAGCACCTTCGAGGCACAGCCGAGCTGGCAGAAGAATGTCGGACAGAACGCGGGCAGCAGCTACCGCGGCGTGCCCGATGTGGCCTTCGACGCCAGTCCGGTATCGGGTGCCACGGTGATCGTGGACGGGGCGAACCAGCAGATCGGCGGTACCAGCCTGGCCTCGCCGCTGTTCGTGGGCGTGTGGGCGCGTACCCTGGCGACGGACTCGTCGCTGGGCTTCGCCGCGCCGCTGATCTATTCGGATGCGGCCAGCAACTATGCGACCGACTTCCATGACGTCACTTCGGGCAACAACAACGGCGAGACCGCCGCGACCGGCTGGGACTACTGCACCGGTTTCGGCTCGATCGACATCGCCAACTTCGTGAGTCACGTTGCCGGTAGCGGTAGTGGCTCCGGTGGCGGCACCGGCGGTGGCGGTACCAGCGGCAGCCCGGTCGCCAACTTCACCTACACCGCCAGCGGCCTCACCGCCAGCTTCACCGACAGCTCCAGCGACACCGGCGGCAGCATCAGCTCGTATGCGTGGACGTTCGGCGACGGCGGCACCTCGACCTCGGCCGACCCGAGCCATACGTATGCGGCAGCGGGCTCCTACAACGTGACCGAGACGGTCACCGACAGCACCGGCGCCACCAGCAGCAAGACCGAGTCGGTGACGGTTTCCAGCAGCAGCAATGGCGGCGTGTTCAGCAACAACACGTCGATGGTGATCAACGACAACGCCACCGTCACCAGCAGCATCAACGTCAGCGGCGAGTCCGGATCGGCGCCGAGCGCCCTCCAGGTGCACGTCAACATTACCCATAACTGGTCGGGTGACCTGGAGATCGTGCTGTACGAACCGAATGGCTCGTATGTGGTGCTGCGGCAGCCCGACTACAACAACGACGGCAACATCGACACCACCTATACGGTGAATGCCTCGTCGGTGCAGGGCAACGGCACCTGGAAGCTGGAAGTGATCGATAACGACCCGTGGTACTTCGGTGACTACGGCACGCTGAACAACTGGAGCCTGACGTTCTGA
- a CDS encoding TIGR03862 family flavoprotein produces the protein MTQQSPARVAIVGGGPAGLMAAETVRAAGYDVDLYDSMGSPGRKFLLAGKGGLNLTHGEPFEPFVQRYGGRRDEVARWLRVFGADDLRAWAHGLSVDTFTGSSGRVFPRDMKAAPLLRGWVRRLHAQGVCFHMHHRWQGWTADGALRFDTATGEHFIATDAVVLALGGGSWPQLGSDGSWVPVMRDAGVALAPLQPANCGFEIDWSEHLRSRFAGTPLKAVVAHWTSADGVARARQGECVLSEYGIEGSLIYAIGADLRQQLAAGRGGVLRLDLAPGRQQAELALRLGAPRGKHSLGDWLRRRAGLDAVKCALVFETADKATLADPQALAAWIKALPLRLRAPRPLAEAISTAGGVRLDALDERLMVQVRPGVFCAGEMLDWEAPTGGYLLTACFASGRLAAQGVVDWLKEQRRAP, from the coding sequence ATGACTCAGCAATCTCCCGCACGCGTGGCCATTGTCGGTGGCGGACCGGCCGGACTGATGGCCGCCGAGACCGTGCGCGCTGCCGGCTACGACGTCGACCTGTACGACAGCATGGGCTCGCCGGGACGGAAGTTCCTGCTGGCCGGCAAGGGCGGGCTCAACCTGACCCATGGCGAACCGTTCGAACCCTTCGTACAGCGCTATGGCGGGCGTCGGGACGAAGTGGCGCGCTGGCTGCGGGTATTCGGTGCCGACGATCTGCGAGCGTGGGCGCATGGACTGAGCGTGGACACCTTCACCGGCAGTTCGGGTCGGGTGTTCCCGCGCGACATGAAGGCCGCGCCGCTGCTGCGCGGCTGGGTCCGGCGGCTGCATGCCCAGGGCGTGTGTTTCCACATGCATCACCGCTGGCAGGGCTGGACGGCCGACGGCGCCCTGCGTTTCGACACGGCGACCGGCGAACATTTCATCGCGACCGACGCGGTGGTACTTGCGCTGGGCGGCGGCAGCTGGCCGCAGCTGGGTTCGGACGGAAGCTGGGTGCCGGTGATGCGCGACGCAGGTGTGGCGTTGGCACCGCTGCAACCGGCCAACTGCGGCTTTGAGATCGACTGGAGCGAACACCTGCGCAGCCGCTTCGCCGGCACGCCGCTGAAGGCGGTGGTGGCCCACTGGACCAGCGCCGATGGCGTCGCGCGCGCGCGCCAGGGCGAATGCGTGCTCAGCGAGTACGGTATCGAAGGCAGCCTGATCTATGCGATCGGTGCGGATCTGCGCCAGCAGCTTGCGGCCGGCCGGGGCGGTGTATTACGGCTCGATCTGGCGCCGGGACGGCAGCAGGCGGAGCTGGCCTTGCGCCTGGGTGCGCCGCGCGGCAAGCACAGCCTGGGCGACTGGCTGCGCCGTCGTGCCGGGCTGGATGCGGTGAAGTGTGCGCTGGTGTTCGAGACGGCGGACAAGGCCACGCTGGCCGACCCGCAGGCGCTGGCCGCTTGGATCAAGGCGCTGCCCTTGCGCCTGCGCGCGCCGCGCCCGCTGGCCGAGGCGATCAGCACTGCGGGCGGCGTGCGGCTGGATGCGCTGGACGAGCGCCTGATGGTACAGGTCCGTCCCGGTGTGTTCTGTGCCGGCGAGATGCTTGATTGGGAAGCACCGACCGGCGGCTACCTGCTTACCGCCTGCTTTGCCAGCGGCCGGCTGGCGGCGCAGGGTGTGGTCGACTGGCTGAAGGAACAACGGCGCGCGCCTTGA
- a CDS encoding ABC transporter permease: MSSNLAANLVAYRTIARREIVRILRIWTQTLIPPVITITLYYVIFGKLIGGRIGTIEGFPYMQFLVPGMVMMSSINSSYMNISSSFFGSKFQRSVEEMLVAPMSNWTILAGYVTGAVARGLAVGALVLGVALFFTRLHIVHPLVALVSILLGATIFALAGFINAIYAKKFDDIALVPTFVIQPLTYLGGVFYSIKMLGEPWQAISRANPILYMVNTFRFGVLGISDVHVGTALLVMVAFVVVLALVAMQLLKRGVGLRS, encoded by the coding sequence ATGAGCAGCAACCTCGCCGCCAACCTCGTCGCCTACCGCACCATCGCCCGGCGCGAGATCGTGCGCATCCTGCGCATCTGGACGCAGACGCTGATTCCGCCGGTGATCACCATCACGCTGTACTACGTGATCTTCGGCAAGCTGATCGGCGGGCGCATCGGCACCATTGAAGGCTTCCCATACATGCAGTTCCTAGTACCCGGCATGGTCATGATGAGCTCGATCAACAGCAGCTACATGAACATCTCCAGTTCCTTCTTCGGTTCCAAGTTCCAGCGCTCGGTGGAAGAGATGCTGGTGGCACCGATGTCGAACTGGACGATCCTCGCCGGCTATGTCACCGGGGCGGTAGCGCGCGGACTGGCGGTCGGCGCCCTCGTACTGGGTGTGGCGCTGTTCTTCACGCGTCTACACATAGTGCACCCACTGGTAGCGCTGGTCTCGATCCTGCTGGGCGCGACCATCTTCGCCCTGGCCGGCTTCATCAACGCGATCTACGCGAAGAAATTCGACGACATCGCCCTAGTACCCACCTTCGTCATCCAACCACTGACCTATCTGGGCGGCGTGTTCTACTCGATCAAGATGCTGGGCGAGCCGTGGCAGGCGATCTCGCGCGCCAACCCGATCCTGTACATGGTCAACACCTTCCGTTTCGGTGTTCTGGGCATCAGCGACGTGCACGTCGGCACCGCCCTGCTGGTGATGGTGGCGTTCGTGGTGGTGCTGGCGCTGGTCGCGATGCAATTGCTGAAGCGCGGCGTGGGCCTGCGTTCCTGA
- a CDS encoding ABC transporter ATP-binding protein, translating to MSQSHPDTTPALVVDNLRKTYGNGVQALKGVSLTVQPGDFFALLGPNGAGKSTLIGILSSLVNASDGDARIFGVSVNRQRNEAMKLIGLVPQEINFNQFEKPFDICVNEAGFYGIPRKVAAARAEKYLKELRLWDKAFGQAREMSGGMKRRLMIARAMMNEPKLLILDEPTAGVDIEIRRSMWQFVSGINAAGTTVILTTHYLEEAEQLCRNIAIIDHGTIVENTTMKSLLAKLDVETFVLDTAAPVDGLPTLDGIALRRVDERTLEAEMPRTHDLNSLFAGLSAHGITVTSMRNKTNRLEELFVRLVEGGRDNQATAAKEATA from the coding sequence ATGTCCCAGTCACACCCCGATACGACGCCCGCACTGGTCGTCGACAATCTGCGCAAGACCTACGGCAACGGCGTGCAGGCGCTCAAGGGCGTCTCGCTGACCGTGCAACCCGGCGACTTCTTCGCCCTGCTCGGCCCCAACGGTGCCGGCAAGTCCACCCTGATCGGCATTCTCTCGTCGCTGGTCAACGCCAGCGATGGCGACGCGCGCATCTTCGGCGTGTCGGTGAACCGGCAGCGCAACGAGGCGATGAAGCTGATCGGCCTGGTACCGCAGGAGATCAACTTCAACCAGTTCGAGAAGCCGTTCGACATCTGCGTGAACGAAGCGGGTTTCTACGGCATCCCGCGCAAGGTCGCCGCCGCCCGCGCCGAGAAGTACCTGAAGGAACTGCGCCTGTGGGACAAGGCCTTCGGCCAGGCGCGCGAGATGTCCGGCGGCATGAAGCGCCGCCTGATGATCGCCCGCGCGATGATGAACGAGCCGAAGCTGCTGATCCTGGACGAACCCACCGCGGGCGTGGACATCGAGATCCGCCGCTCGATGTGGCAGTTCGTCAGCGGCATCAATGCCGCCGGCACCACGGTGATCCTCACCACGCATTACCTGGAGGAAGCCGAGCAGCTGTGCCGCAACATCGCCATCATCGACCACGGCACCATCGTGGAGAACACCACGATGAAATCGCTGCTGGCCAAGCTGGACGTGGAAACCTTCGTGCTGGACACCGCCGCACCGGTCGATGGCCTGCCGACGCTGGACGGCATCGCGCTGCGCCGCGTCGACGAGCGCACGCTGGAGGCGGAAATGCCCCGCACGCATGACCTCAACTCGCTGTTCGCGGGGCTCTCCGCGCACGGCATCACGGTGACCTCGATGCGCAACAAGACCAACCGGCTGGAAGAACTGTTCGTGCGCCTGGTCGAGGGCGGTCGCGACAACCAGGCCACCGCCGCGAAGGAGGCCACCGCATGA
- a CDS encoding FAD-binding oxidoreductase, protein MADHFQLRLVDSHMLAPTVRHLAFERVDGQPLAFVPGQFLQVHFHYDDGTPTKRSYSVATVGDGQSPVQRIEIAVSYVEGGAATALLGGLEVGGEIDASGPYGRFCLQDADVHPRYLLLATGTGVTPYRAMLPKLARLLAAGDREVVLLYGARSEQELLYGAEFEAFAQAHPGFTFHGCLSRQPRTEPRPDDRAGHVQDVLAELQPHADRDIAYLCGNPNMVDAAFTALKEYGLPVAQIRREKYISSR, encoded by the coding sequence ATGGCCGACCACTTCCAGCTTCGTCTTGTCGACAGCCACATGCTGGCGCCCACCGTCCGTCACCTTGCCTTCGAGCGGGTCGACGGCCAGCCGCTGGCCTTCGTGCCGGGCCAGTTCCTGCAGGTCCATTTCCACTACGACGACGGCACCCCGACCAAGCGCAGCTACTCGGTGGCCACGGTGGGCGACGGCCAGTCGCCGGTACAGCGCATCGAGATCGCGGTGAGCTATGTGGAAGGCGGCGCGGCGACCGCGCTGCTGGGCGGACTGGAGGTCGGCGGCGAGATCGACGCCAGCGGCCCCTACGGGCGCTTCTGCCTGCAGGATGCCGATGTCCACCCGCGCTATCTGCTGCTGGCGACCGGTACCGGCGTCACGCCGTACCGGGCGATGCTGCCGAAGCTGGCACGGCTGCTGGCCGCTGGCGATCGCGAGGTGGTGCTGCTGTACGGTGCGCGCAGCGAGCAGGAACTGCTCTACGGGGCGGAATTCGAGGCTTTCGCCCAGGCCCATCCGGGCTTCACCTTCCACGGCTGTCTCAGCCGCCAGCCGCGTACCGAGCCGCGCCCGGACGATCGCGCCGGCCATGTGCAGGACGTGCTGGCCGAGCTGCAACCGCATGCGGACCGCGATATCGCCTATCTGTGCGGCAATCCGAACATGGTCGATGCTGCCTTCACCGCGCTGAAGGAATACGGCTTGCCGGTCGCGCAAATCCGGCGCGAGAAGTACATCTCGTCGCGCTGA
- a CDS encoding fimbrial protein gives MHVSTSAASTATLRTGALSTRRALGLLLASLLLIGLAMVPHTARATCWFTSGSATNVTFNAGTITLTPSTQVGTVLWTSSTASPANPPDLACDSNTNGGIVNTIAASTPVNGNDTLIPTGIPGISYRLPHPDTSNYLALYPNYPTASGNYNFSVASNLQLVYTGPYLPPNNSSLTGQLSQWKIDICSNPRVNGRGDYKGCYSNVSAQPVETFNINATILIQVPTCDIDSGSVNKTVVLPSIATTQLSGPGSTTGDTPFSLQLTNCPSNLGVFITLNTSSPQAGATGVIAPAGSGYASGIGVQILQANDSTPVTFGTAIQSGVTSSSNYNIDLHARYYQTGSTISAGPVKGVATYTLNYQ, from the coding sequence ATGCACGTATCCACATCTGCAGCCTCGACCGCCACGCTGCGTACAGGCGCACTGTCCACACGTCGTGCACTTGGCCTGCTGCTCGCCAGCCTGTTGCTGATCGGCCTGGCCATGGTGCCGCATACGGCCAGGGCGACATGCTGGTTTACGTCGGGAAGCGCAACGAACGTCACCTTCAATGCGGGCACCATCACGCTGACGCCCAGCACGCAGGTCGGCACGGTGCTATGGACGTCGAGCACGGCCAGCCCGGCCAATCCGCCCGACCTCGCATGCGACAGCAACACCAACGGCGGCATCGTCAACACCATTGCCGCGTCAACGCCGGTCAATGGCAACGACACGCTGATTCCCACCGGCATTCCCGGCATTTCCTATCGCCTGCCGCACCCCGATACCAGCAACTATCTGGCGCTGTATCCGAACTATCCCACGGCCAGCGGCAACTACAATTTCAGCGTGGCGTCCAATCTGCAGTTGGTCTATACCGGACCGTACCTGCCGCCGAACAACAGCAGCCTGACCGGCCAGCTCTCGCAGTGGAAGATCGACATCTGCAGCAACCCGCGCGTGAACGGTAGGGGCGACTACAAGGGCTGCTACAGCAATGTCAGCGCCCAGCCGGTGGAAACGTTCAACATCAACGCCACCATCCTGATCCAGGTGCCGACCTGCGATATCGATTCCGGTTCGGTGAACAAGACGGTGGTACTGCCGAGCATCGCCACCACACAGCTTTCGGGGCCAGGTTCGACCACCGGTGATACGCCATTCAGCCTGCAGCTGACCAACTGCCCCTCGAACCTGGGGGTATTCATCACTCTCAATACCAGCAGCCCCCAGGCCGGTGCCACCGGCGTAATCGCTCCGGCAGGGTCGGGCTACGCAAGCGGTATCGGAGTGCAGATCCTACAGGCGAACGACAGCACGCCGGTGACCTTCGGTACAGCCATCCAGAGTGGCGTGACCTCGTCGAGCAATTACAACATCGATCTTCACGCCCGTTACTACCAGACCGGCAGCACGATCTCGGCGGGCCCCGTGAAAGGCGTCGCCACCTACACGCTCAACTATCAGTGA
- a CDS encoding fimbria/pilus outer membrane usher protein, protein MKARSATCRDARMRRAALAAACGIALAVTCGWPHAAWAAAAGASAGADASGAFADFDRSMLAGGGQDTADISRFEHGNPVLPGIYNLDVYLNRAWVGRLDVRFAAPSANASAVPCISTDLLGRMGLSPAASATAAAAAARLQSADACVTLGELIPGAKATFDMPSLRLDATVPQAYMNQKPRGWVSPSSWDAGIPAFLLNYNFNSYHTSSGGLSQTSTYLGLRSGLNIGLWQFRQNSTVTWQSASGSRASQRHWQNIDTYVQRALPAWRSVLTVGDSHTDGSVFDSYGLRGVQLGTDDRMLPQSMRGYAPVVRGIAYTNAKVTVTQNGVQIYQTTVAPGPFVINDLYPTGYGGDLVVTVTEANGRQHSFTIPYASVAQLMRAGITRFDIAAGQLRDTTLQSKPGVIQAAVQHGFSNRFTGYAGVQGASGYAAALVGGAVNTRYGALALDLTQAHTSIPGEGSHNGQSVRITYSKIIPETRTSLSVAADRYSTSGFLSLTDAMAARDYARRGLNALQYLPSNVQTIDGVPVQSLLTQAQLAALNGTTYSNNNLYTAQGLLQQRNRFSLTLSQQIGQDGGSLYANASINDYWNSNGRDTQFQVGYNNHFHRLSWGVSISRGRTQSGGYDNQVFFNASLPLGSSTHAPSISFNVNHDDNTGSQQQATLNGTLGQWNQYTYGATASHSQGGNNAYSVNAGYNGPYATLNASLGHGSGYSQASFNASGAVLAHAGGITFGQPTGDTVALVHVPGAAGAHITNATGLKIDHAGYALVPYLTPYELDTIRIDPQGMPLGVQLDSTSASVAPYAGAVVLVDFKSHYGRALIARIHAKDGKALPFGTRVQNAKGQTIGTVGQGGLTLLRVAQQAGELHAIWQNPQGAAQTCSFSYTIPAQGRGAQAHPVIDAACSAAGGASTPHGINAP, encoded by the coding sequence ATGAAAGCCCGTTCCGCCACCTGCCGCGACGCACGCATGCGCCGCGCCGCGCTTGCGGCTGCGTGCGGCATCGCGCTGGCCGTGACATGCGGCTGGCCGCATGCGGCGTGGGCGGCGGCAGCGGGCGCGTCGGCAGGCGCGGACGCGAGCGGCGCTTTCGCCGATTTCGACCGCAGCATGCTGGCCGGTGGCGGACAGGATACGGCCGACATCAGCCGTTTCGAACACGGCAACCCGGTACTGCCAGGCATCTACAACCTGGACGTGTACCTGAACCGTGCCTGGGTCGGCCGGCTGGACGTGCGCTTCGCCGCACCTTCCGCCAATGCCAGCGCCGTTCCCTGCATCAGCACCGACCTGCTCGGTCGCATGGGCCTGTCCCCCGCTGCGTCCGCAACGGCAGCAGCCGCGGCCGCGAGACTGCAATCCGCGGATGCCTGCGTGACCCTGGGTGAGCTGATCCCCGGCGCCAAGGCCACGTTCGACATGCCATCCCTGCGCCTGGACGCAACGGTGCCGCAGGCCTACATGAACCAGAAACCGCGCGGATGGGTCAGCCCGTCGTCGTGGGACGCCGGCATTCCGGCCTTCCTGCTCAACTACAACTTCAACAGCTACCACACCAGCAGCGGCGGTCTGAGCCAGACCAGCACCTATCTCGGCCTGCGCTCCGGCCTGAACATCGGCCTGTGGCAGTTCCGCCAGAACAGCACCGTCACCTGGCAGTCGGCCAGCGGCAGCCGGGCCAGCCAGCGTCACTGGCAGAACATCGACACCTACGTGCAGCGTGCGCTGCCGGCGTGGCGCTCCGTGCTGACCGTGGGCGACAGCCATACCGATGGCTCGGTGTTCGACAGCTACGGCCTGCGCGGCGTGCAGCTGGGCACCGACGACCGCATGCTGCCGCAGTCGATGCGCGGCTACGCACCGGTGGTGCGGGGCATCGCCTATACCAACGCCAAGGTCACGGTGACCCAGAACGGGGTGCAGATCTACCAGACCACCGTCGCCCCCGGCCCGTTCGTCATCAACGACCTGTACCCCACCGGTTACGGCGGCGACCTGGTGGTGACCGTGACCGAAGCCAACGGGCGCCAGCACAGCTTCACCATCCCGTATGCCTCGGTCGCGCAGCTCATGCGCGCCGGCATCACCCGCTTCGACATCGCCGCAGGCCAGCTGCGCGATACCACGCTGCAGAGCAAGCCCGGCGTGATCCAGGCGGCGGTGCAGCACGGCTTCAGCAACCGCTTCACCGGCTATGCCGGCGTGCAGGGGGCTTCGGGCTATGCGGCAGCCCTTGTCGGCGGCGCCGTCAACACGCGCTACGGCGCGCTGGCCCTGGACCTGACCCAGGCGCACACCAGCATCCCGGGCGAGGGTTCGCACAACGGCCAGAGCGTCCGTATCACCTACAGCAAGATCATTCCGGAAACCCGCACCTCGCTGAGCGTGGCCGCCGACCGTTATTCCACCAGCGGCTTCCTCAGCCTGACCGACGCGATGGCTGCACGCGATTACGCGCGCCGCGGCCTCAATGCGCTGCAGTACCTGCCGTCCAACGTGCAGACGATCGACGGCGTGCCGGTGCAGAGCCTGCTCACCCAGGCACAGCTCGCGGCCTTGAATGGCACCACCTACAGCAATAACAACCTGTACACGGCCCAGGGTCTGCTGCAGCAGCGCAACCGCTTCAGCCTCACCCTGAGCCAGCAGATTGGCCAGGACGGGGGCTCGCTGTACGCCAACGCCTCGATCAATGACTACTGGAACAGCAACGGGCGCGATACCCAGTTCCAGGTCGGCTACAACAACCACTTCCACCGCCTGTCCTGGGGCGTGTCGATCAGCCGCGGGCGCACGCAGTCCGGCGGCTACGACAACCAGGTCTTCTTCAATGCGAGCCTGCCGCTGGGCAGCTCGACCCACGCGCCGAGCATCTCGTTCAACGTCAATCACGACGACAACACCGGCTCGCAGCAGCAGGCCACGCTGAATGGCACGCTGGGCCAGTGGAACCAGTACACCTACGGCGCAACCGCCTCGCACAGCCAGGGCGGCAACAATGCCTACAGCGTGAATGCGGGCTACAACGGTCCGTATGCCACGCTCAATGCCAGCCTGGGCCACGGCAGCGGCTACTCGCAGGCATCGTTCAATGCCAGCGGCGCCGTACTCGCGCATGCCGGCGGCATCACCTTCGGCCAACCGACCGGGGATACCGTGGCGCTGGTGCACGTGCCCGGCGCAGCCGGTGCGCACATCACCAATGCGACTGGCCTCAAGATCGATCACGCCGGCTATGCGCTGGTGCCGTACCTCACGCCCTACGAACTCGACACCATCCGGATCGATCCGCAGGGCATGCCGCTGGGTGTGCAGCTGGACTCCACCAGCGCCAGCGTCGCGCCCTACGCCGGCGCCGTGGTGCTGGTCGACTTCAAGAGCCATTACGGCCGCGCCCTGATTGCCCGCATCCATGCCAAAGACGGTAAGGCTCTGCCCTTCGGAACCCGGGTACAGAATGCGAAAGGCCAGACCATCGGCACCGTGGGCCAGGGCGGCCTGACCCTGCTGCGGGTTGCGCAGCAGGCCGGCGAGCTGCATGCGATATGGCAGAATCCGCAAGGCGCCGCACAGACCTGCAGCTTCAGCTACACCATTCCTGCGCAGGGTCGCGGCGCACAGGCGCACCCGGTCATCGACGCCGCCTGTTCCGCGGCAGGTGGCGCGTCGACACCACATGGCATCAACGCGCCATGA
- a CDS encoding molecular chaperone: MKNLLLALGAGLLAFCLFAAGARASVVIGGTRVVFPAQQGEVTVRLTNEGDKPSLVEAWIDTGNMNSTPNSVSTPFLITPPLFRMDAHKDQSLRILYTQSAKPLPTDRESLFWLNVLEIPPKPSGQQYAGRNTLQFAVRSRLKLFYRPANLPGDAMKAPDKLGFKPAPGPGAALDVHNPTPYYITISRLSLGTNAKPVPGASGMVAPFGDLRLPLKDLDHALASGTAVTFTTIDDYGAGDVHKAIVTQ, encoded by the coding sequence ATGAAAAACCTCCTTCTCGCCCTGGGCGCAGGCCTGCTTGCCTTCTGCCTGTTCGCTGCCGGCGCCCGTGCATCGGTCGTCATCGGCGGAACCCGGGTGGTGTTTCCGGCCCAGCAGGGCGAGGTCACCGTGCGCCTGACCAACGAGGGCGACAAGCCGTCCCTGGTCGAGGCCTGGATCGATACCGGCAACATGAATTCGACACCGAACAGCGTCAGCACCCCGTTCCTGATCACGCCGCCGCTGTTCCGCATGGATGCGCACAAGGACCAGAGCCTGCGCATCCTCTACACCCAGAGCGCCAAGCCGCTGCCGACCGATCGCGAGTCGCTGTTCTGGCTGAACGTGCTGGAGATTCCACCGAAACCCAGTGGCCAGCAGTACGCCGGCCGCAACACGCTGCAGTTTGCGGTACGTTCGCGGCTGAAGCTGTTCTATCGCCCGGCCAACCTGCCCGGCGACGCGATGAAGGCTCCGGACAAGCTCGGCTTCAAGCCCGCCCCTGGCCCTGGTGCCGCGCTGGACGTGCACAACCCCACGCCGTACTACATCACCATCAGCAGGCTCTCGCTCGGCACGAACGCAAAACCCGTCCCGGGTGCCAGCGGCATGGTCGCCCCCTTCGGCGACCTGCGCCTGCCGCTGAAGGACTTGGACCATGCGCTGGCCAGTGGTACAGCGGTGACCTTCACCACCATTGACGACTACGGCGCGGGCGACGTCCACAAGGCCATCGTCACGCAATGA